One window of Paenibacillus albicereus genomic DNA carries:
- a CDS encoding glycerophosphodiester phosphodiesterase, which produces MRQGNPIRRAVRPLLAAGWLGASLLLMSASPVADGQPELVAHRGASAYAPENTLAAFDEAVRLGADWIELDVRRTRDGQLAVIHDESAERVTGTAKRIGGTDLAELRQLDAGFSFRGGAQHRSDDSRASGAAAVQRIPLLDEVLERYAGRIGLLIELKDPALYPGIEAQVAERVKPFLGNRLLLQSFDLGSLERLRRLLPEARLGALIGEEAAAEFADGDWREQARSWDYVNVQTTLLDRRLVKLLHEEGALVMAWTVRSPEDRQRLASIGVDGLIMDDPRL; this is translated from the coding sequence ATGCGCCAGGGGAATCCGATCCGCCGCGCGGTCCGCCCGCTGCTCGCAGCGGGTTGGCTCGGGGCCTCGCTGCTGCTGATGTCGGCTTCGCCTGTCGCAGACGGGCAGCCGGAACTCGTCGCCCATCGCGGTGCCTCCGCCTACGCGCCGGAAAACACGCTCGCCGCCTTCGACGAAGCGGTCCGGCTGGGAGCGGACTGGATCGAGCTCGATGTGCGCCGTACCCGCGACGGACAGCTCGCGGTCATCCACGACGAATCGGCCGAGCGCGTGACCGGCACGGCGAAACGAATCGGCGGCACCGACCTAGCCGAGCTGCGGCAGCTCGATGCCGGATTCTCGTTCCGAGGCGGGGCGCAGCATCGCTCGGACGATAGCCGCGCCTCCGGCGCCGCCGCTGTCCAACGCATCCCGCTCTTGGACGAGGTGCTCGAGCGGTACGCCGGCCGGATCGGACTCCTCATCGAGCTGAAAGACCCCGCGCTCTATCCCGGCATCGAGGCGCAGGTGGCGGAGCGGGTGAAGCCTTTTCTCGGAAATAGGCTGCTGCTGCAGTCGTTCGATCTCGGCTCGCTGGAGCGGCTGCGCCGACTCCTGCCGGAGGCTCGGCTCGGCGCGCTCATCGGCGAAGAGGCGGCCGCTGAATTCGCGGACGGCGATTGGAGGGAGCAGGCCCGCTCCTGGGATTACGTGAACGTGCAGACGACGCTGCTCGACCGCAGGCTGGTGAAGCTGCTGCACGAAGAGGGGGCGCTCGTCATGGCATGGACCGTACGCAGCCCGGAGGACCGGCAGCGGCTGGCATCCATCGGCGTCGACGGACTCATCATGGACGATCCGAGGTTGTGA
- a CDS encoding MATE family efflux transporter has protein sequence MLRHEPALRGKLLLFLTILGPIVITQVSYTAMSVLDTMMSGRAGTNDLAGVAVGSSLFMPIMTGMNAILLAVTPVIGQMIGRGDKDGISRPVVQALYLSLAMSLLVLIGGWLAVEPALSLMGLDEEVHRIAKHYLGGLAIGFIPLFGSYVLRYFWEAQGYTRMTMVLLLASLPVNALLNYGLIFGELGLPRLGGVGSGYATGITYWLIFGASVWLTFRTEALRVHRLFRRWYAPSWRSMKELLGIGVPMGLSTFFEASIFAVVTLLMGGMFSTTHIAAHQATLNFSSLLFMVPLSISMALTILVAYEAGAGRARHARQYALLGVTTAVGLMVTAAAALYFVRSAIASFYTNDPEVASLMVTFLLFALVFQLSDSSQAALQGALRGYKDVKVPFVVAFVSYWLIGIPLGYALAAWTSLGAYGFWVGITAGLTFATIGFAIRLWIVQRPMALRSPS, from the coding sequence ATGCTTCGCCACGAGCCCGCCCTGCGCGGGAAACTGCTGCTGTTCCTCACGATTCTCGGTCCGATCGTCATCACCCAAGTCAGCTATACCGCAATGAGCGTGCTCGACACGATGATGTCGGGACGCGCCGGCACGAACGACCTCGCCGGAGTCGCCGTCGGCTCCAGCCTGTTCATGCCGATCATGACGGGGATGAACGCCATCCTGCTCGCCGTGACGCCGGTCATCGGCCAGATGATCGGCCGCGGCGACAAGGACGGCATTTCCCGTCCGGTCGTGCAGGCGCTTTACCTGTCGCTGGCCATGTCGCTGCTCGTGCTGATCGGCGGCTGGCTCGCCGTCGAGCCCGCGCTGTCGCTCATGGGTCTCGACGAAGAGGTGCATCGCATCGCCAAGCATTATCTGGGCGGCCTCGCCATCGGCTTCATTCCTCTGTTCGGCAGCTACGTGCTGCGGTATTTCTGGGAAGCCCAAGGCTACACCCGCATGACGATGGTGCTGCTGCTCGCGTCGCTGCCGGTGAACGCCCTGCTCAACTACGGCCTCATCTTCGGCGAGCTCGGCCTGCCGCGCCTCGGCGGCGTCGGCTCGGGCTACGCGACCGGCATCACGTACTGGCTCATCTTCGGCGCGTCGGTCTGGCTGACGTTCCGCACGGAGGCGCTGCGCGTCCACCGGCTGTTCCGGCGCTGGTACGCGCCGTCCTGGCGCAGCATGAAGGAGCTGCTCGGCATCGGCGTGCCGATGGGGCTGTCGACGTTCTTCGAGGCGAGCATCTTCGCCGTCGTGACGCTCCTCATGGGCGGCATGTTCAGCACGACGCATATCGCCGCGCACCAGGCGACGCTCAACTTCTCGTCGCTGCTGTTCATGGTGCCTCTGAGCATCAGCATGGCGCTGACGATCCTCGTCGCGTACGAGGCGGGCGCGGGACGCGCGCGCCATGCGCGCCAATACGCCCTGCTCGGCGTGACGACGGCGGTCGGACTGATGGTGACGGCCGCGGCGGCGCTCTACTTCGTCCGTTCGGCCATCGCCTCGTTCTATACGAACGATCCCGAGGTCGCCTCGCTGATGGTGACGTTCCTGCTGTTCGCGCTGGTGTTCCAGTTGTCCGACTCCTCGCAGGCGGCGCTTCAAGGAGCGCTTCGCGGCTACAAGGACGTCAAGGTGCCGTTCGTCGTCGCCTTCGTGTCCTACTGGCTGATCGGCATCCCGCTCGGCTATGCGCTTGCCGCGTGGACCTCCCTCGGCGCGTACGGGTTCTGGGTGGGCATCACCGCCGGCCTGACGTTCGCGACGATCGGCTTCGCGATCCGGCTGTGGATCGTGCAGCGCCCGATGGCGCTGCGCTCTCCCTCCTGA
- a CDS encoding LacI family DNA-binding transcriptional regulator: MNVTIIDVAKKAGVSPSTVSRVISGSTRISAATTEKVKAVMEELGYHPNLMAKNLVSRTTMTIGLLLPRNADEAFLDLFFSEVTRGILSQATRAGYDLLLKTGKSEQEELEAVTRLAKGRRVDGIILLQSRRDDTVIRYLLQEKFPFVLIGRDPERPDILSVDNDNVQGAYDVTRHLLELGHRRIGYAGGPLELVVSSDRYEGYRRALAESGIEPDPRWVFGADLIRQDSTAAVRALMEQPERPTALVVMDDLLAFSLLGSLSELGWSVPGDMAVFGFNDNPMSPVSTPPVSSVDIGVYQLGLQAAGLLLKSIKNEEIAERRVIVPHRLLPRESSQPPGS, from the coding sequence ATGAACGTAACGATAATCGATGTCGCCAAAAAAGCCGGCGTCTCGCCTTCGACCGTCTCGCGCGTCATTTCCGGCAGCACGCGCATCAGCGCGGCGACGACGGAGAAGGTGAAGGCCGTCATGGAGGAGCTGGGCTATCATCCCAATCTAATGGCCAAAAATCTCGTGTCGCGCACGACGATGACGATCGGCCTGCTGCTGCCGCGCAACGCCGACGAGGCGTTTCTCGATCTTTTCTTCTCCGAGGTCACTCGGGGCATTCTCAGCCAGGCGACCCGGGCCGGCTACGACCTGCTGCTGAAGACGGGCAAGTCCGAGCAGGAAGAGCTGGAAGCGGTGACGAGGCTGGCGAAAGGCCGGCGCGTGGACGGCATCATCCTGCTTCAGTCGCGGCGCGACGATACGGTCATCCGCTATCTGCTGCAGGAGAAGTTTCCGTTCGTGCTCATCGGGCGCGACCCGGAGCGGCCGGACATCCTCTCCGTCGACAACGACAACGTGCAGGGCGCGTACGACGTGACCCGCCATCTGCTGGAGCTCGGACACCGCCGCATCGGCTATGCGGGCGGCCCGCTCGAGCTTGTCGTATCCTCCGACCGCTACGAGGGCTATCGCAGGGCGCTCGCCGAATCGGGCATCGAGCCGGATCCGCGATGGGTGTTCGGAGCGGATCTCATCCGCCAAGACAGCACGGCGGCCGTACGGGCGCTGATGGAGCAGCCGGAGCGACCGACAGCGCTGGTCGTCATGGACGATCTGCTGGCGTTCAGCCTGCTCGGCTCGCTGTCCGAGCTCGGCTGGAGCGTGCCGGGCGACATGGCCGTCTTCGGCTTCAATGACAATCCGATGTCTCCGGTGAGCACGCCGCCGGTCAGCTCCGTCGACATCGGCGTCTACCAGCTCGGCCTGCAGGCGGCAGGCCTGCTGCTGAAGTCCATCAAGAACGAGGAGATCGCGGAGCGGCGCGTCATCGTGCCTCATCGGCTCCTTCCCCGGGAATCGTCGCAGCCGCCCGGCTCGTAG
- a CDS encoding alpha-glycosidase yields MNLEAIYHRPRGNWAYAYDKATLHIRLRTKKDDLDEVVLLHGDKYAWDRTLEKTFMEKLPSDERFDYWQAAVQPSLRRMKYGFELRSAEETLYFEEKGFREDEPADPDKMFDFPYLNPADVFSPPDWVKEAVFYQIFPERFANGDPSNDPEGVEPWGGKPTPKNFFGGDLQGVIDHLDHLQELGVNAIYFNPLFQATTNHKYDTSDYMKVDAHFGDNALLKRLVDACHERGIRVMLDAVFNHSGKEFEPFRDVREKGRDSKYADWFHVMEWPIQVKDGLPTYETFAFEPLMPKLNTEHPEVKEYLLGVARYWIEETGIDGWRLDVANEVDMAFWREFRKTVKDVNPDAYILGEMFHDALPWLGGDQFDAVMNYPFTHLVIDYAGKGIIGADRFASKIGELLASYSDSANEVAFNLLGSHDTERLLTLCGGDKERMKLATLLQFVFPGAPCVYYGDEIGLDGEGDPDCRKCMEWDESKQDRELLGFFQRIISLRKEHRALRGGKLAFLHAAEGDSLLVLERKDEQDHFLIAVNPGAEAASVEIDVKQEAWEDLLGGGEAKASGGRLKIELPASGFLLLRAASSISAVGFPAAR; encoded by the coding sequence ATGAATCTCGAAGCGATCTATCACCGCCCGCGCGGAAACTGGGCCTATGCCTACGACAAGGCGACGCTGCACATCCGGCTGCGGACCAAGAAGGACGACCTGGACGAGGTCGTCCTCCTCCACGGCGACAAGTACGCCTGGGACCGCACGCTCGAAAAGACCTTCATGGAGAAGCTGCCGTCCGACGAGCGGTTCGACTACTGGCAGGCCGCCGTGCAGCCTTCGCTGCGCCGGATGAAGTACGGGTTCGAGCTGCGCTCCGCCGAGGAGACGCTGTATTTCGAGGAGAAGGGCTTCCGCGAGGACGAGCCGGCCGATCCGGACAAGATGTTCGACTTCCCGTACCTGAATCCCGCCGACGTCTTTTCGCCGCCGGACTGGGTGAAGGAAGCGGTGTTCTACCAGATCTTCCCGGAGCGCTTCGCGAACGGCGATCCGTCCAACGATCCCGAGGGCGTGGAGCCTTGGGGCGGCAAGCCGACGCCGAAGAACTTCTTCGGCGGCGACCTGCAGGGCGTCATCGACCATCTCGACCACCTGCAGGAGCTCGGCGTCAATGCGATCTATTTCAACCCGCTGTTCCAGGCGACGACCAACCACAAGTACGATACGTCCGACTACATGAAGGTGGACGCCCACTTCGGCGACAACGCGCTGCTGAAGCGGCTCGTCGACGCCTGCCATGAGCGCGGCATCCGCGTCATGCTCGACGCCGTGTTCAACCACAGCGGCAAGGAGTTCGAGCCGTTCCGCGACGTGCGCGAGAAGGGCCGGGACTCCAAGTACGCCGACTGGTTCCATGTGATGGAGTGGCCGATCCAGGTGAAGGACGGGCTGCCGACGTACGAGACGTTCGCCTTCGAGCCGCTCATGCCGAAGCTCAATACGGAGCATCCGGAGGTCAAGGAGTATCTGCTCGGCGTCGCCCGCTACTGGATCGAGGAGACGGGCATCGACGGCTGGCGGCTCGACGTCGCCAACGAGGTCGATATGGCGTTCTGGCGGGAATTCCGCAAGACGGTCAAGGATGTGAACCCCGATGCCTACATCCTCGGCGAGATGTTCCATGACGCCCTGCCATGGCTCGGCGGCGACCAGTTCGACGCAGTCATGAACTATCCGTTCACGCATCTGGTCATCGACTACGCGGGCAAGGGCATCATCGGCGCCGACCGCTTCGCGAGCAAGATCGGCGAGCTGCTCGCCAGCTATTCCGACTCGGCCAACGAAGTCGCCTTCAACCTGCTCGGCAGCCACGACACCGAGCGCCTGCTGACGCTGTGCGGCGGCGACAAGGAGCGCATGAAGCTCGCGACGCTGCTCCAGTTCGTCTTTCCCGGCGCGCCGTGCGTCTACTACGGAGACGAGATCGGCCTCGACGGAGAGGGCGATCCCGACTGCCGCAAGTGCATGGAGTGGGACGAGAGCAAGCAGGATCGGGAGCTGCTGGGCTTCTTCCAGCGGATCATCTCGCTTCGCAAGGAGCACCGGGCGCTGCGCGGCGGCAAGCTGGCGTTCCTGCATGCGGCCGAAGGCGACAGCCTGCTCGTGCTGGAGCGCAAGGACGAGCAGGATCATTTCCTGATCGCGGTCAATCCGGGCGCCGAAGCGGCTTCCGTCGAGATCGACGTGAAGCAGGAAGCGTGGGAAGACCTGCTCGGCGGCGGAGAAGCCAAGGCTTCCGGAGGCCGGCTGAAGATCGAGCTTCCGGCAAGCGGCTTCCTGCTGCTGCGCGCGGCTTCCTCGATCAGCGCGGTCGGCTTCCCTGCCGCCCGATAA
- a CDS encoding FAD-dependent oxidoreductase, whose product MKIAVIGCTHAGTAAVKAIAAEHPEARITVYERNDNISFLSCGIALHVGGVVKDPEGLFYSSPEQLASLGVDTKMRHEVLRIDTAAKTLRVRNLETNEEVEDGYDKLVVTTGSWPIVPDMEGIRLDNVQLCKNFFHAKEIIARAGAARKVAVIGAGYIGIELAEAFCDLGKDVTLLDNMDRVMAKYLDAEFTDAAEEALAERGIRTALGEKVSRFVGQDGRVAKVVTDKGEHEADLVVLCIGFRPGTELVKGQLDMLDNGALLVDEYMRTSDPDVLAAGDSCAVRYNPTGQQSYIPLATNAVRMGTLAGRNLVEPKVKYRGTQGTSAIKLFDLNIASTGMTEDAAEAAGIDAAAVTLRESHRPDFMPDAEEALLKLVYERETGRLLGAQVLSKADLTQAANTLSVCIQNRMTTEDLAYVDFFFQPHYNHPWNLLNQAGHAAEKQRAEARRPQAVAEPAKAEAAAEPKAGRRASA is encoded by the coding sequence ATGAAAATCGCCGTCATCGGATGCACGCACGCCGGAACCGCCGCTGTCAAAGCCATCGCGGCCGAGCACCCCGAAGCCCGCATCACCGTCTATGAGCGCAACGACAACATCTCGTTCCTGTCGTGCGGCATCGCCCTGCATGTCGGCGGCGTCGTGAAGGATCCCGAGGGACTGTTCTACAGCAGCCCCGAGCAGCTCGCCAGCCTCGGCGTCGACACGAAGATGCGGCATGAGGTGCTGCGGATCGATACAGCCGCCAAGACGCTCCGCGTCCGCAACCTGGAGACGAACGAGGAGGTCGAGGACGGGTACGACAAGCTCGTCGTGACGACCGGCTCGTGGCCCATCGTGCCGGACATGGAGGGCATCCGCCTGGACAACGTGCAGCTGTGCAAGAACTTCTTCCACGCCAAGGAGATCATCGCCCGCGCCGGAGCGGCCCGCAAGGTCGCCGTCATCGGCGCCGGCTACATCGGCATCGAGCTGGCGGAGGCGTTCTGCGATCTCGGCAAGGACGTGACGCTGCTCGACAACATGGACCGCGTCATGGCCAAGTATCTCGACGCCGAGTTCACCGACGCCGCCGAGGAAGCGCTCGCGGAACGCGGCATCCGCACGGCGCTCGGCGAGAAGGTAAGCCGCTTCGTCGGGCAGGACGGCCGCGTCGCCAAGGTCGTCACCGACAAGGGCGAGCACGAAGCCGATCTGGTCGTGCTGTGCATCGGCTTCCGCCCCGGCACCGAGCTCGTGAAGGGGCAGCTCGACATGCTCGACAACGGAGCGCTGCTCGTCGACGAGTATATGCGCACGAGCGATCCCGACGTGCTCGCCGCCGGCGACAGCTGCGCGGTGCGCTACAATCCGACCGGGCAGCAGTCCTACATCCCGCTGGCGACGAACGCGGTGCGCATGGGCACGCTCGCCGGACGGAACCTCGTCGAGCCGAAGGTCAAGTACCGCGGCACGCAGGGCACGTCGGCGATCAAGCTGTTCGACCTGAACATCGCTTCGACCGGCATGACCGAGGACGCCGCCGAGGCAGCGGGCATCGACGCCGCCGCCGTGACGCTGCGCGAGTCGCATCGCCCGGACTTCATGCCGGATGCCGAGGAGGCGCTGCTCAAGCTCGTCTACGAGCGGGAGACCGGCCGTCTGCTCGGGGCTCAGGTCCTGTCGAAGGCGGATCTGACCCAAGCCGCCAACACGCTGTCGGTGTGCATCCAGAATCGCATGACGACCGAGGACCTGGCCTACGTGGACTTCTTCTTCCAGCCGCACTACAACCATCCGTGGAACCTGCTCAACCAGGCCGGGCACGCCGCCGAAAAGCAGCGCGCCGAGGCTCGCCGCCCGCAAGCGGTGGCCGAGCCGGCGAAGGCGGAGGCCGCTGCGGAACCCAAGGCCGGCCGCCGCGCCAGCGCCTGA
- a CDS encoding MalY/PatB family protein: MTRHTFDNPPSFEGIASEKWDLHKGKDILPLWVADMDFPAPPSVLDALERRIGRGVLGYTTVSAAYKQAVAGWMARRHGWQAQPEWVRFCPGVVVSLSVIVRACTQPGDAVVIQPPVYPPFRSVVEDNGRELVLNPLLRREDGRYEMNFAQLEEQLAEERVKLLILCSPHNPVGRVWTREELLRVAELCGRHGVLVVSDEIHADLVFEPGRFVPFASISEEAAALALVCTSPSKTFNIAGMNTSNMVIPNPQLRTAVTAELKRGALGSISALGHAAVIGAYEGGEDWLEEALAYIRANQQFLVEALGRSVPELSVAAPEGTYLLWLDCLGLGLADAELHRFFLEKARIQLSPGSSFVEGGAGFMRLNAACSRATAEEAARRIAAAVQELRASR, from the coding sequence ATGACCCGCCATACGTTCGACAACCCGCCTTCGTTCGAAGGCATCGCTTCCGAAAAATGGGACCTGCACAAAGGCAAGGACATCCTGCCCCTGTGGGTCGCCGACATGGACTTCCCCGCGCCGCCGAGCGTGCTGGACGCGCTCGAGCGGAGGATCGGCAGAGGCGTGCTCGGCTATACGACCGTCTCTGCGGCATACAAGCAGGCCGTAGCCGGCTGGATGGCCCGCCGCCACGGCTGGCAGGCGCAGCCGGAGTGGGTGCGCTTCTGCCCCGGCGTCGTCGTCTCGCTGTCCGTCATCGTCCGCGCCTGCACGCAGCCCGGAGATGCCGTCGTCATCCAGCCTCCCGTCTACCCGCCGTTCCGCTCCGTCGTCGAGGACAACGGGCGCGAGCTCGTGCTGAATCCTCTGCTGCGGCGCGAGGACGGCCGCTACGAGATGAACTTCGCCCAGCTGGAGGAGCAGCTTGCGGAGGAGCGGGTCAAGCTGCTCATCCTCTGCTCGCCGCACAACCCCGTCGGCCGGGTCTGGACGCGCGAGGAGCTGCTGCGGGTCGCCGAGCTGTGCGGGCGTCACGGCGTGCTCGTCGTGTCCGACGAGATCCATGCGGACCTCGTGTTCGAGCCCGGCCGATTCGTTCCGTTCGCCTCGATCTCGGAGGAGGCGGCCGCGCTCGCGCTCGTCTGCACGTCGCCGAGCAAGACGTTCAACATCGCCGGCATGAATACGTCCAACATGGTGATTCCGAACCCGCAGCTGAGGACGGCGGTGACGGCCGAGCTGAAGCGCGGCGCGCTCGGCTCGATCTCCGCGCTCGGGCACGCCGCCGTCATCGGAGCCTACGAAGGCGGGGAGGACTGGCTCGAGGAGGCGCTCGCCTACATCCGCGCCAACCAGCAGTTCCTCGTCGAAGCGCTGGGGCGCTCCGTGCCGGAGCTGTCCGTCGCGGCGCCGGAGGGGACGTACCTGCTCTGGCTCGACTGCCTCGGACTCGGCCTGGCGGATGCCGAGCTTCATCGCTTCTTCCTTGAAAAGGCCCGGATCCAGCTTAGCCCCGGCTCCTCGTTCGTGGAGGGCGGCGCCGGCTTCATGCGGCTGAACGCGGCCTGCAGCCGGGCCACGGCCGAAGAGGCGGCGCGGCGCATCGCCGCCGCCGTGCAGGAACTGCGCGCCTCGCGCTGA